From a region of the Gossypium raimondii isolate GPD5lz chromosome 10, ASM2569854v1, whole genome shotgun sequence genome:
- the LOC105775574 gene encoding LOW QUALITY PROTEIN: putative wall-associated receptor kinase-like 11 (The sequence of the model RefSeq protein was modified relative to this genomic sequence to represent the inferred CDS: substituted 1 base at 1 genomic stop codon) — protein MQAYFFNFTTLQSHSTVLRFNPCSYGFLVEDGVYTFSISDLSNIDFNKRKYPLILDWTIGNQTCEEAKMDPKNYACKQNSACIDPESGPGYLCKCNDGFQGNPYLSNGCQDIDECETLKPCTNIETCHNTPGSXNCSCPHGFKGDGRKNGTGCHRIFKPQNSERFRILAIALDVGLSLGILFLIVGVWWLYKILQRRKYIKLKQKLFERNGGLLFQKKMSSNEGGLDKAKLFSSKELEIATDQYNENRILGCEGQGMVYKGMLSDGRIVAVKKSKTVNEGYLEQFINEIFILSQIDHRNIVKLLGCCLETEVPLLVYEFIPNGTLSHLIHDQNEEYPRSWDIRLCIAAEVASAISYLHSSASIPIYHRDIKSSNILLDEKFRAKVSDFGTSRSIGIDQTHLTTKVLGTFGYLDPEYFQSSHFTEKSDVYCFGVVIVELLTGKEAILTFGSQEKRGLVSYFLLSMEENHLLDIVDVEIGKDSQKDEVVAVAELAKRCLNLDGRYRPTMKEVAMELERFRTRQSDCIPIDQPKQA, from the exons ATGCAGgcttatttcttcaattttactACTCTTCAGAGTCATTCCACAGTGTTGAGGTTCAATCCTTGCAGTTATGGATTTCTTGTGGAAGATGGAGTCTACACCTTCTCTATATCAGATCTTTCCAACATAGATTTCAACAAAAGGAAATACCCACTTATTCTTGATTGGACAATCGGGAATCAAACATGTGAAGAAGCTAAAATGGACCCAAAAAATTATGCTTGCAAGCAAAATAGTGCTTGTATAGATCCAGAAAGTGGCCCTGGATATTTGTGCAAGTGTAATGATGGTTTTCAGGGTaacccttatctctccaacggCTGCCAAG ATATTGATGAATGTGAGACACTGAAGCCGTGCACTAATATTGAAACATGTCATAATACACCTGGAAGCTAAAATTGTTCATGCCCTCATGGGTTCAAGGGTGATGGCCGGAAAAATGGAACAGGTTGCCATCGTATATTCAAGCCGCAGAACAGTGAGAGGTTTCGCATTCTTGCTATTGCACTAG ATGTTGGGTTAAGTTTAGGGATCTTATTTCTAATTGTCGGGGTATGGTGGCTTTATAAGATACTGCAGAGAAGAAAGTACATTAAACTCAAACAAAAACTCTTCGAAAGAAATGGTGGATTATTGTTTCAGAAAAAGATGTCTTCAAATGAAGGCGGTCTAGATAAAGCTAAACTCTTCAGTTCTAAAGAGTTGGAAATAGCTACTGATCAATATAATGAGAACAGAATATTGGGTTGTGAAGGCCAAGGCATGGTTTATAAAGGAATGTTGTCTGATGGGAGAATTGTTGCAGTAAAGAAGTCCAAGACTGTAAACGAAGGGTATCTTGAACAATTTATCAATGAGATCTTTATTCTTTCTCAAATTGATCATAGAAATATTGTCAAGCTATTAGGCTGTTGCTTGGAGACCGAAGTGCCCCTCCTTGTTTATGAGTTCATCCCTAATGGAACCCTTTCTCATCTCATTCATGACCAAAATGAAGAGTACCCGAGGTCGTGGGATATAAGATTATGCATTGCAGCGGAAGTTGCGAGTGCAATTTCTTACTTGCACTCATCTGCATCCATCCCCATTTATCACCGAGATATCAAATCTAGTAACATACTACTAGATGAAAAGTTTCGAGCAAAAGTATCAGACTTCGGAACATCTAGATCAATCGGCATCGATCAAACTCACTTGACAACTAAAGTGCTTGGGACTTTTGGGTATTTAGATCCTGAATACTTCCAGTCAAGTCATTTTACTGAAAAAAGTGATGTTTATTGTTTTGGAGTGGTTATTGTCGAGCTCTTAACGGGGAAAGAGGCAATCTTGACGTTTGGATCACAAGAAAAGAGGGGCTTAGTCTCGTATTTTTTGTTGTCGATGGAAGAAAACCATTTGCTGGATATTGTTGATGTTGAAATTGGGAAGGATAGTCAAAAGGATGAAGTAGTAGCAGTTGCTGAACTTGCGAAAAGATGCTTGAACTTAGATGGGAGATATAGACCAACAATGAAAGAAGTGGCCATGGAACTCGAGAGATTTAGAACTCGGCAAAGTGATTGCATCCCCATTGACCAACCTAAACAAGCTTAG
- the LOC105776909 gene encoding wall-associated receptor kinase 5: MGFGGMFKELAVFAVVVTIMATSVAAQAKPGCQSKCGNISIPYPFGTSNGCYISRDFFINCDTSFNPPKAFLSDTGLELQVLNISPDDGSLRIQNHRSVGYDCYNSSGPTSSDTSVFLHRKFSISYSRNKFTAIGCDTIAYINGFSRPGSSNLVFKAKNFSTGCLTFCGDVGDVINGSCSGIGCCQTAIPRGMQAYLFNFTSLQSHSTVLRFNPCSYGFLVEDGVYTFSTSDLSNIDFNKRKYPLILDWTIGNQTCEEAKMDPKNYACKQNSACIDPESGPGYLCKCNDGFQGNPYLSNGCQDINECEALKPCNEFGICHNTLGSYYCSCPEGFEGDGRKYGTGCSPEPKAHRESFPILLVALGICLSIVFLFLIAGVWWFYKILQKRKYIKLKQELFERNGGLLFQKKMSSNEGGLDKAKLFCSKELEIATDQYNENRILGCGGQGMVYKGMLSDGRLVAVKKSKTVNEGYLEQFINEIFILSQIDHRNIVKLLGCCLETEVPLLVYEFIPNGTLSHLIHDQNEEYPRSWDIRLRIATEIGSAISYLHSSASIPIYHRDIKSSNILLDEKFRAIVSDFGTSRSIGIDQTHLTTQVLGTFGYLDPEYFQSSQFTEKSDVYSFGVVIVELLTGKRAISTFGSQEKRGLVSYFMSSMEENHLLDIVDAEIGKDGQKDEVIAVAQLAKRCLNLDGRYRPTMKEVAMELERLRTGQGDYIHTDQIKQAEVVVRKSAESWDFTSFSTEHYSNCSITSTSEPESALESESELDVHPHMLEST, encoded by the exons ATGGGGTTTGGTGGTATGTTTAAGGAGCTTGCTGTGTTTGCAGTTGTGGTAACAATTATGGCAACTTCAGTAGCAGCCCAAGCAAAGCCTGGATGCCAAAGCAAATGCGGAAATATAAGCATCCCCTACCCTTTTGGTACAAGCAATGGTTGCTACATCAGCAGGGACTTCTTCATTAATTGTGACACCTCTTTTAACCCCCCAAAAGCATTCTTAAGCGACACTGGTTTAGAATTACAAGTTCTCAACATCTCCCCGGATGATGGTTCTTTGCGCATTCAAAATCACAGGTCCGTAGGTTATGACTGTTATAATTCGTCAGGGCCCACTTCATCTGACACGTCCGTGTTCCTTCATAGAAAATTCTCCATATCTTACTCCAGAAACAAGTTCACTGCCATTGGTTGTGACACTATCGCCTACATCAATGGTTTCTCCAGACCTGGCTCTTCAAACTTagtttttaaagcaaaaaactTTTCAACCGGATGTTTAACATTTTGTGGTGACGTGGGCGATGTGATAAATGGGTCTTGCTCCGGCATTGGCTGCTGCCAGACGGCTATCCCTAGAGGAATGCAGGCTTATTTATTCAACTTTACTTCTCTTCAGAGTCATTCCACAGTGTTGAGGTTCAATCCTTGCAGTTATGGATTTCTTGTGGAAGATGGAGTCTACACCTTCTCTACATCAGATCTTTCCAACATAGATTTCAACAAAAGGAAATACCCACTTATTCTTGATTGGACAATCGGGAATCAAACATGTGAAGAAGCTAAAATGGACCCAAAAAATTATGCTTGCAAGCAAAATAGTGCTTGTATAGATCCAGAAAGTGGCCCTGGATATTTGTGCAAGTGTAATGATGGTTTTCAGGGTaacccttatctctccaacggCTGCCAAG ATATTAATGAATGTGAAGCACTGAAGCCTTGCAATGAATTTGGAATATGTCATAATACACTTGGAAGCTATTATTGTTCATGCCCTGAAGGATTTGAGGGTGATGGTCGGAAATATGGAACAGGTTGCTCTCCTGAACCCAAGGCGCATCGCGAGAGTTTTCCCATTCTTCTTGTCGCACTAG GTATTTGTTTAAGTATAGTGTTCTTGTTTTTAATTGCTGGGGTTTGGTGGTTTTATAAGATACTgcagaaaagaaaatacataaaactTAAACAAGAACTTTTTGAAAGAAATGGTGGGTTATTGTTTCAAAAAAAGATGTCTTCAAATGAAGGTGGTCTGGATAAAGCTAAACTTTTCTGTTCCAAAGAGTTGGAAATAGCTACTGATCAATATAATGAGAACAGAATATTGGGTTGTGGTGGCCAAGGCATGGTTTATAAAGGAATGTTGTCAGATGGGAGACTTGTTGCAGTAAAGAAGTCCAAGACTGTAAATGAAGGGTATCTTGAACAATTTATCAATGAGATCTTTATTCTTTCTCAAATTGATCACAGAAACATTGTCAAGCTATTAGGCTGTTGCTTGGAGACCGAAGTGCCCCTCCTTGTTTATGAGTTCATCCCTAATGGAACCCTTTCCCATCTCATTCATGACCAAAATGAAGAGTACCCGAGGTCGTGGGATATACGATTACGCATTGCAACGGAAATTGGAAGTGCGATTTCTTACTTGCACTCATCTGCATCCATCCCCATTTATCACCGAGATATCAAGTCTAGTAACATACTACTAGATGAGAAGTTCCGAGCAATAGTATCAGATTTCGGAACATCTAGATCAATCGGCATTGATCAAACTCACTTGACGACTCAAGTGCTTGGGACTTTTGGGTACTTAGATCCTGAATACTTCCAGTCAAGTCAATTTACTGAAAAGAGTGATGTTTATAGTTTTGGAGTGGTTATTGTCGAGCTCTTAACGGGTAAAAGGGCAATCTCGACGTTTGGATCGCAAGAAAAGAGAGGCTTAGTCTCGTATTTTATGTCGTCGATGGAAGAAAACCATTTGCTGGATATTGTTGATGCTGAAATTGGAAAGGACGGTCAAAAGGATGAAGTCATAGCAGTTGCTCAACTTGCAAAAAGATGCTTGAACTTAGATGGGAGATATAGACCAACAATGAAAGAAGTGGCCATGGAACTCGAGAGACTTAGAACTGGACAAGGTGACTACATTCACACTGATCAGATTAAACAAGCTGAGGTCGTTGTAAGAAAATCGGCTGAGAGTTGGGATTTCACTTCATTCTCAACAGAACATTATTCGAATTGCAGCATAACATCTACATCAGAACCAGAATCAGCATTAGAATCAGAATCAGAATTAGATGTTCATCCACATATGTTGGAATCGACCTGA